The Paenibacillus sp. BIC5C1 DNA segment AAGTTTTAGTTGATTTGGACTTGGATGATGTCACGTCCTATGGACCAGAAACAACAACAATTCGTCATCTTCTTCCAGGTACGTATACTTTCTATGTACATCATTACTCAGGAGTAAGTACAATTAAAAGTTCTGGTGCTAAAATTGAAGTATTCAATGGTGCGGTGGCCACACCAAGTGCAGAGTTTATCGTTTCTGAAGGAAGCGGAAGCGAAAGATACTGGGTTGTCTTCAAAATGGTTGTTTCGGAGACTGGAACAGTTACTTTTGAAACTGTAAATGAATTCACAGACTTGAACCCACTTTACACACTTCAATCAACGAATAATAATACTGAGGAAGAACTATAGGAATTTTACAGATTGTAGAGAAACCCTGTCTTTTATAGATTAGGGTTTCTTTTTTTGTATAGTACTTTTGATTTACAGATACAAATACAGCATACCCGAAGTTGAGAACGGCATATTAGACAATGGAGTACGAAGCAAATAAGGCCGAAATCACAGGTATAAAGCTATCATCTCGATATCTAAGCTAATGATTATTATCGTAACATTCCTTTTTTGGTAGGATCAGGTTAGGTTCCGAGCCAGAGGTGCACCTCTGATCGGTTCCTTGAGGACAAGCTTATGCTTGTACGCCAATTCATCAGAATAAGGGAGGATTTAAGTGATGAAAAAAATGTTGACGTTGTTGCTGTCTGCCGGTCTGGTTGCTTCATTGTTCGGTGCAATTCCAGCTTTTGCTGCACCTACTGTTGTGAACTCAACGATTATTGTAGCCAAGGGAGAAACGTTTGACGGCAAAGGCCAAACGTATGTAGCCAATCCTTCCACCCTGGGAGATGGATCTCAAGCGGAAGATCAGAAGCCGGTATTTCGGTTGGAGGCAGGTGCCACACTCAAAAATGTAATTATTGGTTCACCTGCAGCTGACGGTGTTCATTGTTACGGTAACTGTTCTATTTCGAATGTGGTATGGCAGGACGTGGGCGAGGATGCACTGACGCTGAAGTCTTCCGGAACGGTCAACATCACTGGTGGAGCAGCTTACAAGGCCTATGATAAAGTATTTCAAATGAATGCAGCCGGAACGATTAACATTAAAAATTTCCGTGCAGACGACATTGGCAAGCTGGTGCGTCAGAATGGCGGAACAACCTTCGCCGTGAACATGACGCTCGACAACTCAGACATCTCCAATGTCAAAGATTCCATTATGCGTACGGACAGCAGTACATCGCAAGGCAAAATTACAAATACCCGTTACTCCAAAGTACCGACCTTGTTTAAAGGCTTTGCATCGGGCAAAACAAGTCAATCCGGAAATACACAATATTAAAAAAGGAGCTGCTCGTTTTTAACAATTTTCTCTAACGACATGAAGCATACCAATTAAAGGGGATGTCCCATACGTCATGCATATGACGGGGGACATCCCCTGCTCGCGTTAATTTGGTCTAATAAACCTGAGACACCTTATTCGCTGCCATTTGCACTGAATTAACGTTACTGAGGTTCATTTGCAAGTTTGACGCATCGCTCTGACCAGATGTGTGATCAAGATTACCAAAATGGGAGGCCCTTTCGAGACAACCCTTGGTGTATTCTAAAGGCTGCATGCAAGAAATACAGGTGGGAGAAGAGTCATATCGCGCATAAATAAAACATATAGTTAAACACTCTTTCTTCTAGTTTAAACTGATTTTTCCTTGTCGGGATTGTCACAATTACCCATGTGTTGTACAGTAGAAGCAATGAAATAAGTGAACCGGGAGCTCAATGAAGTTGGGCTGAGAGAGCGGCCTTGTGCCGCTGACCGTATATCTGATCTGGGTAATGCCAGCGTAGAGAACATGAATTTGCGATGTGCAATGTTTAAGCGATAAGGGATAGAACATAAATGTCAGCGTTTCTTGAGTGCAGCGGAATTTTTCTGTTGTGTCGGGGATGGTGTCGTTTGTTTTCTACATTCTCTATATCTGCCTAATGCGTAGCATCGTAAGAATTGTAAACTGTGCGTATGGCCTGCCTGGGAACCGGGGAGGCTTTTTTGTTTGTTTTATTATTTATTTTAAATCAAGGGAAACAGAGGAAGGAAGTAGAAAACATGTCAACAGCAGCAGGCAGCAACAGATTGAAGTTAACCGATATTTTGGTAACGATTGTGATTGCAGTGGTCTTCGGGGTGATCTACAAAATATGGGGACCTACATATGATCTGATGAAGCCATTCGGCGTTCATGCGGAGCAGATGATTTACGGCATGTGGTTTATGGCGGGCACCTTTGCCTTTGTAATCATTCGGAAGCCGGGTGTAGCCATTCTGGCTGAAGTTGCGGCATCCACGGTGAGTGCTTTTCTCGGAAGTGAGTGGGGCATGTCCACACTGGTATATGGGCTGCTGCAAGGGCTGGGAGCGGAGATTTTCTTCGCCGCATTTCTGTATCGGAAAAGCAATCTGTTCGTCACCTGCCTTGCGGCTATTGGTGCAGCGGCGGCTTCACTTGTACTGGATTATCAATACGGGTACATTGATTCCCTCACGGCTTGGAACTACACGCTGTTTATCGGGTTCCGCTTCATTGGCAGTATTCTGATTGCAGGTGTATTCGCCTATTATCTTGCCAAAGCGCTGGAGCTTACAGGTGTAACACGATCCCTTAGACCGGTGTCGAAGCAGGATTATGAGGCGTTGGACTAGATGAATGAAATGGATAATGTGCAAGCGGTAGGTGTTACGAATCTAAGATGCAAGTTCCCGGGAGAGAAGGCCTTGGTGTTCCAAGGCTTGTCTCTCTCTGTGCGTCAAGGGGAGAAAGTATTGTTACTTGGACCCAGCGGCTCTGGCAAATCGACCTTGCTGCAGATTCTAAGCGGTTTGATTCCGAGATCAGTGGAGATTCCGATGAAATGTGATGACATTCAGGTACCTGAACAGCCGGGCATAGTTTTTCAAGATCCGGATACCCAGTTCTGTGTGTCATATACGGATGAAGAGATTGCTTTTGTATTGGAGAACCGGAATATTCCACGCGAGCAGATGCATGTACTTATCAAGCGATACCTGGAACAGGTCGGGTTATCTTTTGAACATAATCGCACACTCATTCAATCGATGTCTCAGGGCATGAAGCAGCGTCTTGCTATGGCTTCAATACTAGCCATGGAGCCAGATGTACTCTTTTTGGATGAACCAACGGCACTGCTGGATGATGAAGGAACCTCTCAGGTGTGGGATACGGTGAAACAGATTGCACAGGACAAAACGCTCATTATCGTGGAACATAAAATTAATGAAATTGTCGAGTGGGTAGACCGAATCATTGTATTGTCGCCTGAAGGAAAGATTGTGGCAGATGGCCCGGCAAATCAGGTGTTTACAGATGAGCGGAGTATGCTCAGGGCATACGGGATCTGGTATCCAGGGGTCTGGGAAGAACGAGGCCAATCGAAGGCACAGGCATGGGTCTCAGGAGAGGATAGCCGTTACGGTACAACAGAAACTGAAAGTATAGATTATAAGGAGGGGGAAACCTCTGTACTGCTCCAACCGGCCCTGGAAATGCAGCAATTCACCGGATGGCGCGGAAAAACGCCATTCATTCAGGTGGAGCAGGCCAAGGTATGGCATGGAGATTGGGTGGGAATTGTGGGGGTTAACGGGGCAGGTAAAAGTTCATTATTGCTATCCATGATGAATATTCTAAAAACGACAGGCCATTATGTTGTGGAAGGACAATCGGCCGGAAAAACCGAGCAGCTTGCCGATCACATTGCCCTTGTATTCCAGAATCCTGAATTTCAATTTGTGACGAATACAGTTCGGGATGAAGTGGAGTTTTCTCTGCTGAGCAGCAAGCTAACTGCCGAAGAAAGAGGTGTCCGAACCAATCATATGCTGGAGCA contains these protein-coding regions:
- a CDS encoding pectate lyase, giving the protein MKKMLTLLLSAGLVASLFGAIPAFAAPTVVNSTIIVAKGETFDGKGQTYVANPSTLGDGSQAEDQKPVFRLEAGATLKNVIIGSPAADGVHCYGNCSISNVVWQDVGEDALTLKSSGTVNITGGAAYKAYDKVFQMNAAGTINIKNFRADDIGKLVRQNGGTTFAVNMTLDNSDISNVKDSIMRTDSSTSQGKITNTRYSKVPTLFKGFASGKTSQSGNTQY
- a CDS encoding ECF transporter S component, with the protein product MSTAAGSNRLKLTDILVTIVIAVVFGVIYKIWGPTYDLMKPFGVHAEQMIYGMWFMAGTFAFVIIRKPGVAILAEVAASTVSAFLGSEWGMSTLVYGLLQGLGAEIFFAAFLYRKSNLFVTCLAAIGAAAASLVLDYQYGYIDSLTAWNYTLFIGFRFIGSILIAGVFAYYLAKALELTGVTRSLRPVSKQDYEALD
- a CDS encoding ABC transporter ATP-binding protein, with product MNEMDNVQAVGVTNLRCKFPGEKALVFQGLSLSVRQGEKVLLLGPSGSGKSTLLQILSGLIPRSVEIPMKCDDIQVPEQPGIVFQDPDTQFCVSYTDEEIAFVLENRNIPREQMHVLIKRYLEQVGLSFEHNRTLIQSMSQGMKQRLAMASILAMEPDVLFLDEPTALLDDEGTSQVWDTVKQIAQDKTLIIVEHKINEIVEWVDRIIVLSPEGKIVADGPANQVFTDERSMLRAYGIWYPGVWEERGQSKAQAWVSGEDSRYGTTETESIDYKEGETSVLLQPALEMQQFTGWRGKTPFIQVEQAKVWHGDWVGIVGVNGAGKSSLLLSMMNILKTTGHYVVEGQSAGKTEQLADHIALVFQNPEFQFVTNTVRDEVEFSLLSSKLTAEERGVRTNHMLEQFGLTDLSERHPYQLSMGQKRRLSVASALVREQHILLLDEPTFGQDARNTFAMLSQLERLRREGTAIVMVTHDREIVKRYCNRIWTVDEGRLTDAALVSSS